TCCAGGCTGGTGTCGCGCAGGCCCTCGTCACGGGCGACGTGGTGGGTGGTGTCGAGGAGGTTCCCCTCCTCGTCGACGTCGGGGGCGTCGACGGGGAGCACCTGGGTGTCGAAGCGGCCCTCGGCCCAGGCCTGGGCGGCCCGCTCCTGGGACCGGAGCCCGAAGGCGTCGGCGTCGTCGCGGGTGATGCCCCAGCGCTCGGCGATGCGCTCGGCGCCCTCGAACTGGGAGGTGAACTCGTGCTGGCCGAAGTAGGTCTTGGGGATGGGCACGCCGAGGCCCAGCTTCTTCGACGAGTTGGAGCCGATCGGGATGCGGCTCATGAGCTCGACGCCGCAGGCCACGGCCACGTCGGCCACGCCCGCGCCCACCAGGGAGGTGGCCAGGTTGGTGGCCTGCTGGGACGAGCCGCACTGGGTGTCGACGGTGGTGGCCGCCGTCTCCAGGGGCAGGCCGGCGGCCAGCCACGCGGTGCGGACCACGTTGAACGACTGCTCGCCCACCTGGCTGACGCAGCCGCCGACCACCTGCTCGACGGTGGCCGGGTCGGCCCCGGCCCGCGACAGCACCTCGGACTGCACCGCGCCCAGCAGGTCGGCGGGGTGGACGGTGGACAGGGCACCGTTGCGCCGCCCCACGGGGGTGCGCACGGCCTCGACGATCACGACCTCGGTCATGGCCGGGAGCCTACGGCGGGCCGGGTCGCCCGACGCAGGCCGCCTCGGCCCGGCACCGGCAGGCGCGGCCCTCAGTGCGGGAGGAGGCGGCCCTCGTGGTCGAGGCGGAAGGCCAGGCCGTCGAGCGGGGCCGGCGGGCGCCCCACGGTGGCCGCGGGGTCGGACGGTGTTCCCACCAGGACCCAGCCCAGCAGCTCGTCGTCGGCCTCGAGGTCGAACATGTCGGCCAGGAGCGGACCGGTGCGGAACGGGACGCTCTTCCACATGGCCCCGAAGCCGAGGGCGTGGGCGGCCAGCACCAGCCCGAACCCGGTGCAGGCGGCCGAGGCCACCTGCTCCCAGCGCTCGACCGCGGCGGGGCGGGGGGTGGCGATGACCGCGACCAGGGTCGGGGCCACGAAGGCCTTGGACCGGAGCTTCTCGCGCCGCCCGGCGGGCAGGTCGGGGTCGAGGGCCAGCCCGCCGTCCTCCAGGGCGTCGGCGAAGCGCTCCCGGGCGTCGCCGTCGACCACGACGAAGCGCCAGGGCCGCAGTCGGCCGTGGTCGGGGGCGGTGGCGGCGGCCTGCAGGAGGAGGTCGACCTCGGCGTCGTCGGGCCCGGGCTCGACGAGGGCGGCGGTGCTGCGGCGGTCGAGGAGGGTGCCGAGCACCTCGGCACCGGACGGGGGGGCGGGGTGCACGGGGCGGGCCTCCGGGGACGGTGGTCCCCGCAGCCTACGGCCGGGCCCGGGCCCGACCGCCGCCCCGGGGGCGGTCAGGCCGCGGTGCGGTGGTGGTCGGTCTCGGCGTCGAGGCGGGCCTGGGCCCGGGCCAGGGCCTCACGGGCCTTGGCCAGGCCGCGGCGGCCGCTCTCGATGGTGGCCGGGTCGAGCCGCCAGTCGTCGTCGACCGACGGGGGGAGGAGGTCGAGCTGTCGTGCCATGTCCTCAGTATGCGGAGGGGGTGTGACAGCGAGCTCCGCCCCTGGTCAGAGCGGTGATCGGCGGTGGGCGCCGGGGGTGTCAGACGGGGGCGCCGGGGGCCACGAGGGGCCAGGGGCACTCCCGCTCGACCACGGCGGCCAGGTCGAGGAGCAGGGCGTCCTCGTGGTGGCGGCCGATGACCTGCATGCCCACCGGGAGCCCGTCGAGGGGCTCGACGGGGATGGAGATGGCCGGGTTGCCGGAGATGTTGGCCGGGATGGTGAGGGCCCCGTTGTTGCCGAGGTCCACCTTCTGGCCCGCCACCCGGGTGTTGGTGCTGATGTGGGCCGGGAAGGCGACGTCGGGGTTGGTGGCGCAGATGACCAGGTCGACCTGGTCGAAGATGTCGGCCATGGCCTCGTTGGCCATCGTGCGGGCCGCCTCGCCCCGGGCGTTCATGGCCAGGTCGACGGTGCCGTCGGCCATCTCCAGCCCGAAGGCGATCTCCTTGGTGAGGTCCTCCTTGCACCCCGGCCAGAGGTCGCCCAGCTCCATGCGGAGGCCGACCATGTTGGCCAGGGCCCAGGCCAGGTCGAGGGCGGGCAGGGCCACGGTCATGTCGACGACGGTGAGCCCGGCGTCGCGCACCAGGGCCTCGGCCGCGGTGAGGACCCGCTCCTGCACCCCGTCGGCGACCACCGCGGCGCCGAGGGTGGGGGCCACCGCCACCCGCAGGCCCCGGAGGTCGTGGGTGCCGAGGTCGCGCTCCCAGCCCTCGACCCGGGGGAGGGAGTAGGGGTCGCGGGCGTCGAAGCCGGTGGTGACGTCGTACCAGCGGGCCACGTCGCGCACCGACCGCGCCTGGCAGCCGGCCACCACGGTCATGGGGTGGATGAGGGTCCGGGGGCCGCGGGGGATGCGGCCGGCGGTGCCCTTCATGCCGACGAGGCCGTTGAAGCCGGCCGGGATCCGGATGGAGCCGCCGCCGTCGCCGCCGCTGGCGATGGAGACCAGGCCACCGGCCACCGCGGCCGACGACCCGCCCGAGGAGCCCCCCGCGGTCCGTCCGTGCTCCCACGGGTTGTGGGTGACGCCGTTGGCCTTGGTGACCGACACGTTGAGCCCGCCGAACTCGCTGGCCGTGGTCTGGCCCACCAGGGTGGCCCCGCCCGCGGCGCGCAGGCGGTCGACCATGGTGGTGGTGTGGGGCGCGACCCGGTCGGCGAACACGAGGGAGGCCTCGGTGTGGGGCCAGCCCTCCACCTCCTGGAGCTGCTTGACGCCCACGGGCACGCCGCCGAAGGGGAGCGACACGTCGGCGGCGGCCGCCGCGGCGCGCGCCCCCTCCTCGTCGACGTGGCAGAACGCGTTGAGCTCGGAGCCCTCGATGGCGGCCAGGGTGGCCTCCAGCTCCTCGGTGGGGGTGCGCTCGCCGGCGCGGAGCGCCTCCACGAGCGAGCAGGCGTCTCCGGACCAGGGTGCATCGACCATGCACGGAGTGTGCCAGGAACCTCAGCGGATGGGGCCGGGTACCTCGATGCGTCGTCCTCGCTTCGCTCGGATGGCCATGCCGTGCTTGCTCGGTCGGCCTCGCCTGTCGGCTCGGCCTCCAGGCACACCCCGTGCGGTCAGTCCGCGGGCACCTGGATGCGGAGACGGCGGGGGCTGATCGGCTCGAGCAGGTCCGCCACCACGGCCTGGTGGGCGGGGTGGGCGATGTAGGTGCGGAGGTCCTCGGGCGTGGCGAAGCGGGCCACGATCGCGACCCCGGCGTTGCCCTCGGCCAGGCCCAGGTCGCGCCCCACCTCGTAGGAGCCGATCTCGGGGATCTGGGCGGGCAGGGCCCGCAGCCCCGCGACCAGGGCCTCCACCCGGTCCTCCGGGGTCCCCTCGGCCACGTCCACGAGCACGATGTGGGTCAGCACGGGGCCGACCGTACCCGGCGGCGCCCGGCGCAGGGCCGGGCTACTGGAGGCCCCGGCTGGCCCCGCCGTCGACGGGGATGGCGGCGCCGGTCACGAAGCGGGCCGCGTCGGAGCAGAGGAAGGCGACCACCCGGCCGAAGTCCTCGGCCCGGCCCACCTCCCGCACGGGGATGTTCTCGGCCACCGCCGCGGCCGCGTCCTCGTCGTCGCCGTGCAGCTGGCGGAAGCGCTCGGTGGCGTGGATGCCGGGCTGGACCGAGTTCACCGTGACCCCCTCGGGGGCCACCTCCAGGGCGAGGGTCTTCAGGAAGCCCGTCACCCCGGCCCGGGCGGTGTTGGACAGGATGAGGGTGGGGATGGGCTGGCGGACCGAGGCGGAGGTGATGGCCACCACCCGACCCCAGCCCCGGTCGGCCATGGCCGGCACCGCGGCCTGGCACATGGCCACAGTGGAGAGCAGGTTGAGCTGGAGGGCGGGCAGGTAGGCCTCCATCGGGGTGGAGGCGAAGGTCCCGGCCGGCGGCCCGCCGGCGTTGGGCACGAGCACGTCGATGCGGCCGAGGGCGTCCTCGGCGTCGTCGACGAAGGCGGTGGCCCCCTCGGGGGTGGATACGTCGGCCACGAGCGGCACGGCGTCGTCGCCGAGGCGGGCCGCGGCCCGCTCCACGCGGGTGCGGT
Above is a window of Iamia majanohamensis DNA encoding:
- a CDS encoding steroid 3-ketoacyl-CoA thiolase, with product MTEVVIVEAVRTPVGRRNGALSTVHPADLLGAVQSEVLSRAGADPATVEQVVGGCVSQVGEQSFNVVRTAWLAAGLPLETAATTVDTQCGSSQQATNLATSLVGAGVADVAVACGVELMSRIPIGSNSSKKLGLGVPIPKTYFGQHEFTSQFEGAERIAERWGITRDDADAFGLRSQERAAQAWAEGRFDTQVLPVDAPDVDEEGNLLDTTHHVARDEGLRDTSLESLAKLKPVAREDGVHTAGSSSQISDGAAALLLATPERAEALGLRPRARIVDTCLVGVDPVLMLTGPMDATRRLVERTGVGVDEIDVFEVNEAFASVVLAWQKELDVDPDRVNPNGGAIALGHPLGGTGAVLLTKALHELERTDGRYALVSMCCGGGLGTGTLIERLG
- a CDS encoding nitroreductase family protein produces the protein MHPAPPSGAEVLGTLLDRRSTAALVEPGPDDAEVDLLLQAAATAPDHGRLRPWRFVVVDGDARERFADALEDGGLALDPDLPAGRREKLRSKAFVAPTLVAVIATPRPAAVERWEQVASAACTGFGLVLAAHALGFGAMWKSVPFRTGPLLADMFDLEADDELLGWVLVGTPSDPAATVGRPPAPLDGLAFRLDHEGRLLPH
- a CDS encoding amidase, translating into MVDAPWSGDACSLVEALRAGERTPTEELEATLAAIEGSELNAFCHVDEEGARAAAAAADVSLPFGGVPVGVKQLQEVEGWPHTEASLVFADRVAPHTTTMVDRLRAAGGATLVGQTTASEFGGLNVSVTKANGVTHNPWEHGRTAGGSSGGSSAAVAGGLVSIASGGDGGGSIRIPAGFNGLVGMKGTAGRIPRGPRTLIHPMTVVAGCQARSVRDVARWYDVTTGFDARDPYSLPRVEGWERDLGTHDLRGLRVAVAPTLGAAVVADGVQERVLTAAEALVRDAGLTVVDMTVALPALDLAWALANMVGLRMELGDLWPGCKEDLTKEIAFGLEMADGTVDLAMNARGEAARTMANEAMADIFDQVDLVICATNPDVAFPAHISTNTRVAGQKVDLGNNGALTIPANISGNPAISIPVEPLDGLPVGMQVIGRHHEDALLLDLAAVVERECPWPLVAPGAPV
- a CDS encoding Dabb family protein, with product MLTHIVLVDVAEGTPEDRVEALVAGLRALPAQIPEIGSYEVGRDLGLAEGNAGVAIVARFATPEDLRTYIAHPAHQAVVADLLEPISPRRLRIQVPAD
- a CDS encoding SDR family oxidoreductase; the encoded protein is MDLGLEGRTAAVAGGSGGLGLGVARALAAEGVTVAICGRDRTRVERAAARLGDDAVPLVADVSTPEGATAFVDDAEDALGRIDVLVPNAGGPPAGTFASTPMEAYLPALQLNLLSTVAMCQAAVPAMADRGWGRVVAITSASVRQPIPTLILSNTARAGVTGFLKTLALEVAPEGVTVNSVQPGIHATERFRQLHGDDEDAAAAVAENIPVREVGRAEDFGRVVAFLCSDAARFVTGAAIPVDGGASRGLQ